Proteins from a genomic interval of Pseudomonas asplenii:
- the ligA gene encoding NAD-dependent DNA ligase LigA, with protein sequence MTVAQTRILELRAELDQHNYRYHVLDEPSIPDAEYDRLYHELKALEAEHPELVTADSPTQRVGSAALTAFTQVRHEIPMLSLGNAFEEIDMREFDRRVTEGLDLPAGDLFGGGAAVEYSCEPKLDGLAVSLLYQDGLLVRGATRGDGTTGEDISVNVRTVRNIPLKLQGSGWPATLEVRGEVFMSKAGFERLNEAQLEAGGKTFANPRNAAAGSLRQLDSKITASRPLEFCCYGLGQVSADIADSHIGNLQQLKAWGMPISHELKLAKGIDECLDYYRAIGERRNALPYEIDGVVFKVNSLASQRELGFRAREPRWAIAHKFPAMEELTELLDVEFQVGRTGAVTPVARLKPVKVAGVTVSNATLHNMDEVARLGLMIGDSVIIRRAGDVIPQVVQVVTERRPENARAVQIPESCPVCGSHVERTQLIKRSKGRETVSEGAVYRCVGRLACGAQLKQAIIHFVSRRAMDIEGLGDKTIEQLVDENLIASPADLYTLKREDIVDLEGFAELSTSNLLQAIADSKQPSLARFIYALGIPDVGEETAKVLARSLGSLERVMQALPAVLTYLPDIGLEVAHEIHSFFEDEHNRTVIGQLLERGLVLQDQGELGAEFAASTTLGGLIAKLDISSVGPTAAEKLAAKFGSVEGIINADWLDLRQALNEKPAKAVREFFDVPANAERALAIEAQLRDFGMHWQSEKKTVEGLPLTGQTWVLTGSLELMSRDVAKDKLESLGAKVAGSVSAKTHCVVAGPGAGSKLAKANELGLKVLDEEAFVAFLKTHGIEA encoded by the coding sequence ATGACCGTCGCCCAGACCCGTATTCTAGAGCTGCGTGCTGAACTGGATCAGCACAACTACCGCTACCACGTGCTCGACGAACCGAGCATCCCGGACGCCGAATACGATCGCTTGTACCACGAGCTCAAGGCCCTGGAAGCCGAACACCCGGAACTGGTCACCGCCGACTCGCCGACCCAGCGCGTCGGCAGCGCAGCGTTGACCGCGTTCACCCAGGTCCGCCATGAAATCCCGATGCTGAGCCTGGGCAACGCCTTCGAAGAAATCGACATGCGCGAATTCGATCGCCGCGTCACCGAAGGCCTCGACCTGCCGGCCGGCGACCTGTTCGGGGGTGGCGCCGCCGTCGAATACAGCTGCGAACCGAAACTCGATGGCCTGGCGGTCAGCCTGCTGTACCAGGATGGCCTGCTGGTGCGCGGCGCTACCCGTGGCGACGGCACCACCGGCGAAGACATCAGCGTCAACGTGCGTACCGTGCGCAACATTCCGCTCAAGCTGCAGGGCAGCGGTTGGCCGGCGACCCTCGAAGTGCGCGGCGAAGTGTTCATGTCCAAGGCCGGCTTCGAACGCCTCAACGAGGCGCAACTGGAGGCGGGCGGCAAGACCTTCGCCAACCCGCGCAACGCCGCAGCGGGCAGCCTGCGCCAGCTCGACTCGAAGATCACCGCCAGCCGCCCGCTGGAATTCTGCTGCTACGGGCTGGGCCAGGTCTCGGCCGACATCGCCGACAGCCACATCGGCAACCTGCAGCAACTCAAGGCCTGGGGCATGCCCATCAGCCATGAACTGAAACTGGCCAAGGGCATCGACGAATGCCTGGACTACTACCGCGCTATCGGCGAGCGCCGCAACGCGCTGCCCTATGAAATCGACGGCGTGGTGTTCAAGGTCAACAGCCTGGCGTCCCAGCGCGAACTGGGCTTCCGTGCCCGCGAGCCGCGCTGGGCGATTGCCCACAAGTTCCCGGCGATGGAAGAACTCACCGAACTGCTCGACGTGGAGTTCCAGGTCGGCCGTACCGGCGCGGTCACTCCGGTGGCCCGCCTCAAGCCGGTCAAGGTCGCTGGCGTCACCGTCTCCAACGCCACCCTGCACAACATGGACGAAGTGGCGCGCCTGGGGCTGATGATCGGCGACAGCGTGATCATCCGCCGCGCCGGTGACGTGATTCCGCAAGTGGTCCAGGTGGTCACCGAGCGCCGCCCGGAAAACGCCCGCGCTGTGCAGATTCCCGAGAGCTGCCCGGTGTGCGGCTCCCACGTCGAACGCACCCAACTGATCAAGCGCAGCAAGGGCCGTGAAACCGTCAGCGAAGGCGCGGTGTACCGCTGCGTCGGCCGCCTGGCCTGCGGCGCGCAACTCAAGCAGGCGATCATCCACTTCGTCTCCCGCCGCGCGATGGACATCGAAGGCCTGGGTGACAAGACCATCGAACAACTGGTGGATGAAAACCTGATCGCCTCGCCGGCCGACCTCTACACCCTCAAGCGCGAAGACATCGTCGACCTCGAAGGCTTTGCCGAACTGTCGACCAGCAACCTGCTGCAAGCCATCGCCGACAGCAAACAGCCGAGCCTGGCGCGCTTCATCTACGCCCTGGGCATTCCCGATGTGGGCGAGGAGACCGCCAAGGTCCTGGCGCGTTCCCTGGGCTCGCTGGAGCGGGTGATGCAGGCGTTGCCGGCCGTGCTGACCTACCTGCCGGACATCGGCCTGGAAGTGGCCCACGAGATCCACAGCTTCTTCGAAGACGAACACAACCGCACGGTTATCGGCCAACTGCTCGAACGCGGCCTGGTGCTGCAGGACCAGGGCGAACTGGGCGCCGAATTCGCTGCCAGCACCACCCTGGGTGGATTGATCGCCAAGCTCGACATCAGCTCGGTGGGCCCGACGGCGGCGGAAAAACTGGCGGCCAAGTTCGGCTCGGTCGAAGGCATCATCAACGCCGACTGGCTGGACCTGCGCCAGGCGCTGAACGAAAAGCCGGCGAAGGCGGTACGGGAGTTCTTCGATGTACCGGCCAATGCCGAACGGGCGCTGGCGATCGAAGCGCAACTGCGTGATTTCGGCATGCATTGGCAGAGCGAGAAAAAGACCGTGGAAGGCCTGCCGCTGACCGGCCAGACCTGGGTGCTGACCGGCTCGCTGGAACTGATGAGCCGCGATGTGGCCAAGGACAAACTGGAAAGCCTGGGCGCCAAGGTGGCGGGTTCCGTTTCGGCCAAGACCCATTGCGTGGTCGCAGGCCCGGGCGCTGGCTCAAAACTGGCGAAGGCCAACGAACTGGGCCTCAAGGTGCTGGATGAAGAGGCGTTCGTCGCTTTCCTGAAAACCCACGGTATCGAAGCCTGA
- a CDS encoding DUF6124 family protein, which yields MFKITPNPPTEDLSSPAGQRAVDRAFSHYELSSLTKRRSRRETPTAEDTLAQIHEILQSASATAYECADHLQGTTRKLALAVVHLVDLAQVQVDELLDAKQVTT from the coding sequence ATGTTCAAGATCACTCCCAATCCCCCAACCGAAGACCTGTCATCCCCAGCCGGCCAACGAGCCGTCGACAGAGCGTTCTCCCACTACGAACTTTCTTCCCTGACCAAACGACGTTCACGACGCGAAACGCCCACGGCTGAAGACACCCTGGCCCAGATCCACGAAATCCTCCAATCCGCCTCCGCGACTGCCTACGAATGCGCGGACCACCTGCAAGGCACCACCCGCAAACTGGCGTTGGCCGTCGTCCACCTGGTCGACCTGGCCCAGGTCCAGGTCGATGAGCTTCTGGATGCCAAACAAGTAACCACCTGA
- a CDS encoding AIPR family protein produces the protein MALSPTQKTPAQRKELLAAIDSLAKRGGISRDRALAAWYASTLLGIDEDEAIDAASVDGPEDAGCDFIYIDDDQQTIYVLQGYVSERADKSAGLKKWNALIGAVASVKDPIMFQYAGRNDIYDRLTEGDIDGYSMVFGLVTLAAKSDLISRNREATVRSRSYGDVSFFYEYQDTLYDKYLVVKAADRNVPQDSLQFNGGIAELRGEFGYSIVGSVYAGELFRLYGQYDNQLFEGNVRLFIGQRKGGINEKIVETAENRHGDFWALNNGITIVADSFEEIAENKYTIRSFSIVNGCQTTVSLSKAIENSPSAGQSQVLVRVVAAKKALLTDIVRYNNTQNPVKLAAVRLLDPIQESLRTTFSTIDYTYAPKQEGARVMKNSKRIELDKAAQYLAAMSDDTILEAVTRKMELFDRFYKMVFPRGLTAEKVFLAWLIAHEVEVERAVLLNAAGVPDDKVMKVILGIHGTPWGIFVTNFLIDRLGTDVSKLTLSKMVGDDFKNAVGKYSRKAMELYSEIAVSIVSSDDEAASVRNEIRVKPFLDKLKRTLALKLNNSARWKLPKLHNISS, from the coding sequence ATGGCTCTGTCACCCACTCAAAAAACTCCTGCCCAACGTAAGGAACTGCTTGCTGCGATTGACTCGCTAGCTAAAAGGGGCGGTATAAGTCGTGATAGAGCCCTGGCTGCATGGTACGCGTCCACTCTTTTGGGTATTGACGAAGACGAGGCAATTGATGCCGCCTCGGTAGACGGCCCGGAAGATGCTGGTTGTGATTTTATTTACATCGACGATGACCAGCAGACTATTTATGTGCTTCAAGGATATGTTTCCGAGAGAGCAGATAAAAGTGCTGGTTTGAAGAAATGGAATGCGCTAATTGGTGCTGTCGCTAGCGTTAAAGACCCTATTATGTTTCAGTATGCGGGTCGAAATGACATATATGATAGATTGACTGAAGGAGATATAGACGGTTATAGTATGGTCTTTGGCTTGGTAACGCTCGCAGCTAAATCTGACCTTATATCAAGAAATAGAGAGGCAACTGTTCGTTCCAGAAGTTATGGGGATGTCTCATTCTTCTATGAATATCAAGATACTTTATATGATAAATATTTAGTAGTAAAAGCTGCTGATCGTAATGTTCCGCAAGATAGCTTGCAGTTTAATGGTGGTATCGCTGAGCTGCGCGGGGAGTTTGGGTATTCAATAGTTGGTTCTGTATATGCTGGAGAGCTATTTCGCCTATATGGCCAGTATGATAATCAACTATTTGAGGGTAATGTCCGGCTTTTTATCGGTCAGCGAAAGGGCGGTATTAACGAGAAGATAGTCGAGACCGCAGAAAATAGGCATGGTGATTTTTGGGCTTTGAATAATGGCATCACAATAGTTGCCGATTCATTTGAGGAGATCGCTGAGAATAAATACACAATCAGAAGCTTCTCAATTGTCAATGGTTGTCAAACCACAGTTAGCCTATCTAAAGCTATTGAAAATAGCCCCAGTGCGGGGCAATCGCAGGTGTTAGTGCGGGTGGTGGCGGCTAAGAAAGCATTGCTTACAGATATTGTTAGGTACAACAACACGCAAAACCCGGTTAAGCTTGCTGCTGTTCGATTACTTGATCCTATTCAAGAAAGTTTGCGCACCACATTTTCCACTATCGACTATACGTATGCGCCCAAGCAAGAGGGTGCAAGGGTAATGAAAAATTCGAAGAGGATAGAGCTGGATAAAGCCGCTCAGTATTTGGCTGCTATGTCCGATGATACCATTCTCGAAGCTGTTACGAGAAAGATGGAGCTGTTTGATCGTTTTTATAAAATGGTATTTCCGCGAGGGTTAACAGCAGAAAAAGTTTTTCTTGCGTGGTTGATAGCTCACGAAGTTGAAGTGGAGCGAGCTGTATTGCTTAATGCAGCCGGTGTGCCTGACGATAAAGTGATGAAGGTTATTTTAGGTATACATGGTACTCCGTGGGGGATTTTTGTTACTAATTTCCTAATTGACCGTCTTGGTACTGACGTTTCGAAACTGACCTTAAGCAAGATGGTAGGTGATGATTTCAAAAATGCAGTAGGCAAGTATTCTAGAAAGGCGATGGAGTTGTACTCCGAAATTGCGGTTAGTATTGTAAGTTCGGATGATGAAGCTGCGAGTGTTCGAAACGAAATTCGTGTAAAGCCTTTTCTAGATAAGTTGAAGAGAACACTTGCTCTGAAGCTAAATAACTCCGCTCGTTGGAAATTACCAAAGCTTCATAATATTTCTAGTTAA
- a CDS encoding type II toxin-antitoxin system Phd/YefM family antitoxin translates to MFIEHRKEARRLLGPNGDGFISHVSVSRFIDSTELESNFEQYVEQAHNGEEFVIIRNGKPLPRLVTYQPELRRVGFCKLQTGGADFNFDEFQAADKGIEDLFFAGEIFPEDSSTDEPGPNKLGNKV, encoded by the coding sequence TTGTTCATCGAGCACCGCAAGGAAGCCAGACGATTGCTGGGACCAAACGGGGACGGATTTATTTCCCACGTCTCCGTTTCTCGCTTCATTGACAGCACGGAGCTGGAGAGCAATTTCGAACAGTACGTCGAGCAGGCGCACAACGGCGAGGAATTCGTCATCATCCGCAATGGCAAGCCGCTGCCGAGGCTGGTCACGTACCAACCCGAGCTGCGACGCGTTGGGTTCTGTAAGCTGCAAACCGGCGGCGCTGATTTTAACTTTGACGAGTTCCAAGCGGCGGACAAAGGAATCGAAGACCTATTCTTTGCCGGAGAGATATTCCCCGAAGACAGCTCCACCGATGAGCCAGGACCAAATAAGTTAGGAAATAAGGTCTAG
- the tnpC gene encoding IS66 family transposase, with product MKSMPDNLPDDLQLLKQMLAKMQSRVGFLEEENALLRQRLFGRKSEQTADPATPQLALFNEAESVVEAIDENAEEEVVAPAKRRGKRKPLPADLPRIEVIHELPEHELTCACGCRKHSIGEEISEQLEIVPMQIRVIKHVRKIYGCRECEAAPVTADKPAQLIEKSMASPSVLAMLLTTKYVDGLPLHRFEKVLGRYGIDIPRQTLARWVIQCGEHFQPLLNLMRDRLLESRVIHCDETRVQVLKEPDREPSSQSWMWVQTGGPPDRPVILFDYSTSRAQEVPTRLLEGYRGYVMTDDYAGYNALGAQDGVERLGCWAHARRKFVEAQKVQPKGKTGRADIALNLINKLYGIERDLKASSDADRKIGRHEHSLPILAQLKSWIEKTQPQVTAQNALGKAISYLASNWSKLERYVEEGYLPMDNNAAERAIRPFVIGRKNWLFSDTPKGATASAQLYSLVETAKANGQEPYAWLRHALERLPTATSVEDYEALLPWNCEPRLHS from the coding sequence ATGAAATCCATGCCCGACAACCTTCCCGACGATCTCCAACTGCTCAAGCAAATGCTTGCGAAGATGCAGTCGCGGGTCGGTTTTCTAGAAGAAGAGAACGCATTGCTGCGCCAGCGCTTGTTCGGACGCAAGTCCGAGCAAACAGCCGATCCGGCCACACCGCAGTTGGCGCTCTTCAACGAAGCCGAAAGCGTCGTCGAAGCTATCGACGAAAACGCTGAAGAAGAGGTTGTCGCCCCCGCCAAGCGCCGTGGCAAGCGCAAGCCGCTGCCTGCCGATCTGCCGCGCATCGAAGTCATCCACGAACTGCCCGAGCACGAACTGACCTGCGCCTGCGGTTGCCGTAAACACAGCATTGGTGAGGAAATCAGCGAGCAGCTTGAGATCGTGCCAATGCAGATCCGCGTGATCAAGCATGTGCGCAAGATCTACGGTTGCCGTGAATGCGAAGCCGCCCCAGTCACTGCGGACAAGCCTGCTCAACTGATTGAAAAAAGCATGGCCAGCCCCAGCGTTTTGGCGATGTTGCTGACTACCAAATACGTTGACGGTTTACCGCTTCATCGATTTGAAAAAGTGTTGGGTCGCTACGGTATTGATATCCCGCGCCAGACTTTGGCTCGCTGGGTGATCCAGTGCGGCGAACACTTTCAGCCGCTGCTGAATTTGATGCGCGACCGGCTACTGGAAAGCCGCGTCATCCACTGCGACGAAACGCGCGTGCAAGTGCTGAAAGAACCAGATCGAGAACCGAGCAGCCAATCCTGGATGTGGGTGCAAACCGGCGGCCCACCGGATAGGCCGGTCATCCTTTTTGACTACTCCACCAGCCGTGCGCAGGAGGTGCCAACGCGCCTGCTCGAAGGTTATCGCGGTTACGTGATGACCGATGACTACGCCGGTTACAATGCCTTGGGCGCGCAGGACGGAGTTGAGCGTCTAGGCTGCTGGGCGCATGCGCGACGCAAGTTTGTTGAAGCACAGAAAGTGCAGCCCAAAGGTAAAACGGGACGTGCGGATATCGCGCTGAATCTGATCAACAAGCTGTATGGGATCGAACGCGACTTGAAGGCCAGTAGCGACGCTGATCGTAAAATCGGCCGTCACGAACATAGCCTGCCGATACTGGCTCAGTTGAAAAGCTGGATCGAAAAGACGCAGCCCCAGGTCACCGCTCAGAATGCCTTGGGCAAAGCCATCAGTTACCTCGCAAGTAACTGGAGCAAGCTGGAGCGATACGTCGAGGAAGGGTATTTGCCGATGGACAACAACGCGGCAGAACGCGCGATCCGCCCCTTCGTGATCGGAAGAAAGAACTGGCTGTTTAGCGACACGCCCAAGGGCGCGACGGCCAGTGCTCAACTTTACAGCTTGGTCGAGACTGCCAAAGCCAACGGCCAAGAGCCTTATGCGTGGCTGCGCCACGCACTGGAACGCCTGCCAACGGCGACTTCGGTTGAGGATTACGAAGCCTTGCTGCCGTGGAACTGCGAACCTCGACTTCACAGCTAA
- the tnpB gene encoding IS66 family insertion sequence element accessory protein TnpB (TnpB, as the term is used for proteins encoded by IS66 family insertion elements, is considered an accessory protein, since TnpC, encoded by a neighboring gene, is a DDE family transposase.), which translates to MMRPDAKVEKVYLYPKPVDFRKSIDGLAALVELDIKVAVFDPVLFVFLNKPRNRVKILYWERNGFCLWLKRLESERFKTSPDATDEAIVLTVQELNWLLDGFDLWRNRPHQVLTPRFVA; encoded by the coding sequence ATGATGCGACCCGACGCCAAAGTCGAAAAAGTGTACCTCTACCCCAAACCTGTAGACTTTCGAAAATCCATCGACGGACTGGCTGCGCTGGTCGAACTGGATATCAAGGTTGCCGTATTCGACCCGGTACTTTTCGTTTTCCTCAACAAGCCGCGCAACCGAGTGAAAATCTTGTACTGGGAGCGCAACGGCTTCTGCCTTTGGCTCAAACGCCTGGAATCAGAGCGATTCAAAACATCGCCCGATGCCACCGACGAGGCGATTGTCCTCACCGTCCAGGAACTGAACTGGCTGCTCGACGGTTTTGACCTCTGGCGTAACCGTCCCCATCAGGTTTTGACGCCGCGATTCGTGGCCTGA
- a CDS encoding TrlF family AAA-like ATPase has protein sequence MEFVGARWWKFDFHTHTPASMDYAKSQPHLKENMTPRDWLLPYIENGIECVAITDHNSGDWVDRLKEAAEELRAEGFSIFIFPGVEITANSNIHILAIFDPSKDTQFVNGVVGATHYRGTRGDSDAVAEDSAEAIVEEIIKSGGVAIPAHIDMAAGMCQINSSHTISQLCSKSSAVEIIFPNGKPPETHRAALGPYKSLNFNLPEVIGSDSHAPDTVGRAFTWVKMSSPTIDGLRLALIDGESSIKRSDNCTGDPNATSESLILSLCVTDAKYCGRGKKFFVEFNPWLNSVIGGRGSGKSSLLEFLRLATGRGNDLISLPKGNEIKNNFERFVKKSLSRDDDGVMQDSTLLEVEVMKQGARYKLSWRYGSEIVEIDKLVDGEWIAEEGDASSRFPIKVFSQKQIFDFAKNPNALLRLIDSSEQVNHLAWKMEYEEETNKFLRLNVQKREFQAKITNRAALVGQLSDVNQKIDVIEKSGHTQILSNFQKFTVQQSVLKEHFNNLEGGWAGALQIVEDLQFDDFNLQGFSEEEEDELEVLKEFHALSSDLELSKQNALACVRDAESKIGALKDWLVGSAYQAKQNDVKSKYGELVQSLTEKGVSNPGIYHELIKQRDALKASIDALDLLKSKVDELHAESLSAYARMIELRKELTRRRNGFIKEHIEGNNSIELKVEPLADDVDLDYEFRSLISRHDGAFAGDIFDSERETGILNALNKSVLAIARTDDDSALNLRMDAVHKFKVDFVRFKEGAVLGVQLGRRFIDFVGLLRPEVMNQIVAWFPGDKLVVKYNDGKRMKDISQGSAGQKAATVLSFLLSYGDEPLVLDQPEDDLDNGLITSLIVSKLQKNKAERQVIVVTHNPNIVVNADSEYVIALQDRGQIELTASGSLQDLDVRRQVCEIMEGGEAALLQRYRRMVNI, from the coding sequence ATGGAATTTGTTGGTGCTCGTTGGTGGAAATTTGATTTCCACACTCATACCCCTGCCTCGATGGATTATGCGAAAAGCCAACCTCACTTAAAAGAAAATATGACGCCAAGAGATTGGCTCTTGCCTTACATTGAAAACGGTATCGAGTGCGTTGCGATTACGGATCACAACTCAGGTGATTGGGTTGATAGGTTGAAAGAGGCGGCTGAAGAGCTGCGAGCAGAAGGTTTCTCAATATTTATATTTCCTGGGGTAGAAATCACAGCTAACTCTAATATTCACATACTTGCGATATTTGATCCTTCAAAAGATACTCAATTCGTTAATGGGGTAGTGGGTGCGACGCACTATCGAGGAACCAGAGGGGATAGTGATGCTGTAGCTGAGGATAGTGCTGAAGCAATCGTAGAGGAAATTATAAAGTCAGGTGGTGTAGCTATACCCGCTCACATTGATATGGCAGCAGGTATGTGTCAGATAAATTCTTCTCACACGATTAGTCAGCTATGTAGCAAGTCGTCAGCTGTCGAGATAATTTTCCCTAATGGTAAGCCGCCGGAAACTCATAGGGCAGCGCTTGGTCCTTACAAAAGTCTGAATTTCAATTTGCCTGAAGTTATAGGTTCTGATTCCCATGCGCCGGATACAGTGGGCCGCGCTTTCACCTGGGTGAAAATGTCCTCCCCGACAATTGATGGCCTCCGGTTAGCCTTGATTGATGGTGAATCCTCAATTAAGCGCTCCGATAATTGCACCGGAGATCCAAATGCTACTTCAGAATCCTTGATTCTGAGTCTATGTGTGACAGATGCTAAATACTGTGGGCGTGGCAAGAAGTTCTTCGTGGAATTTAATCCATGGCTGAACTCAGTTATAGGTGGCAGGGGTAGCGGCAAATCTTCATTGCTTGAGTTTCTACGACTGGCGACTGGTAGAGGGAATGATTTGATTTCGTTGCCGAAAGGAAATGAAATAAAAAACAATTTTGAAAGATTTGTAAAAAAGTCACTCAGCCGGGATGACGATGGAGTGATGCAGGATAGTACTCTGCTTGAAGTCGAAGTGATGAAGCAAGGTGCGCGATATAAGCTGAGTTGGCGCTACGGATCTGAAATTGTTGAAATTGATAAGCTGGTTGACGGTGAGTGGATCGCTGAAGAGGGTGATGCATCTAGCCGCTTTCCAATTAAGGTGTTTAGCCAGAAGCAAATATTTGATTTTGCGAAAAATCCCAATGCGCTACTTCGTCTGATTGACTCGTCCGAACAAGTTAATCATTTGGCCTGGAAGATGGAGTACGAAGAGGAAACAAATAAATTCCTTCGCTTGAATGTACAAAAAAGAGAGTTTCAAGCAAAAATCACAAATAGAGCGGCTCTTGTTGGGCAACTTTCTGATGTAAATCAAAAGATTGATGTTATTGAGAAGTCAGGGCATACACAGATACTTTCTAATTTCCAAAAATTTACTGTTCAGCAGTCTGTGCTTAAAGAGCACTTTAATAACCTTGAAGGCGGGTGGGCAGGCGCGCTTCAGATAGTTGAAGACTTGCAGTTTGATGATTTTAATTTGCAAGGGTTTTCGGAGGAGGAGGAAGACGAGTTGGAGGTTTTGAAAGAGTTTCACGCCCTTTCGTCCGACCTGGAGTTATCCAAGCAAAATGCGCTTGCTTGCGTTAGAGACGCAGAAAGTAAGATCGGTGCGCTCAAAGATTGGCTGGTTGGTAGTGCGTACCAAGCTAAGCAAAATGATGTTAAGAGTAAGTATGGAGAGTTGGTACAGAGTCTTACTGAAAAAGGGGTGTCTAATCCCGGGATTTACCACGAATTGATAAAGCAGCGGGATGCTCTAAAAGCAAGTATAGATGCGCTTGATTTGCTCAAAAGTAAAGTTGATGAGCTTCACGCTGAAAGCCTCTCTGCTTATGCGCGTATGATTGAACTAAGAAAAGAACTCACTCGGCGTCGTAATGGTTTTATCAAGGAGCATATAGAGGGGAATAACTCTATAGAGTTGAAGGTTGAGCCCTTGGCGGATGATGTGGATCTAGACTATGAGTTTAGGAGTCTAATATCACGGCACGATGGCGCATTTGCGGGTGATATTTTCGATTCTGAGCGAGAGACTGGTATTCTAAATGCACTTAACAAAAGTGTCTTAGCTATCGCTCGCACAGATGATGATTCTGCTTTGAACTTGAGAATGGACGCTGTTCATAAATTTAAGGTTGATTTTGTAAGATTTAAGGAGGGTGCGGTACTGGGTGTTCAGCTTGGTAGGCGATTTATTGATTTTGTCGGACTGTTACGTCCTGAGGTTATGAATCAGATTGTAGCTTGGTTTCCAGGTGATAAGTTGGTTGTGAAATATAACGACGGTAAGAGGATGAAGGATATATCTCAAGGCTCCGCTGGTCAAAAGGCAGCGACAGTTCTTTCTTTTCTGCTTTCTTATGGGGATGAACCGTTAGTTCTAGATCAGCCAGAGGACGACTTGGATAACGGTCTCATTACATCCTTGATTGTGAGTAAACTTCAGAAAAATAAAGCAGAGAGACAGGTCATCGTCGTTACTCATAACCCAAATATTGTAGTAAACGCCGACTCGGAATACGTCATCGCGTTGCAGGATCGTGGGCAGATTGAGCTGACAGCGAGTGGAAGCCTTCAGGATCTCGACGTGCGCAGGCAAGTGTGTGAAATCATGGAGGGAGGGGAAGCTGCTTTGCTGCAACGGTATCGTCGCATGGTGAATATCTAG
- a CDS encoding GlxA family transcriptional regulator yields the protein MRIAIIAVEGSLLSAITGLADLFWITNQALRSPPEGTVASLPDPDRVSFQTNIVSADGRPLRDPQGRLIPVDGSFHELAECEVALVTGMALGADKLPPLSDSIRQAALWLQEQHKHGVLVGAACAGTFVLGEAGLLDGRRCTTTWWLHHAFKQRFPRAQTVWGTAVEEQDGVITTGGPLSWVDLALHVIRRQAGPAVAKLAADVSVADSLPLPQAIYAPRGFINAADPLLLQAEQIIRHINPGVTAEGLAGALNLSERTLHRRLKELSNESPKTFITRVRIETACVLLETPGASVKQVALKCGYSEETSFRRAFIQLTGMTPADYKRWASAR from the coding sequence ATGCGCATTGCGATCATCGCGGTAGAAGGCAGCCTGCTGTCTGCGATCACCGGCCTGGCCGACCTCTTCTGGATCACCAATCAGGCGCTGCGCTCGCCGCCGGAAGGAACGGTGGCGAGCCTGCCGGATCCCGACCGGGTGTCCTTCCAGACGAACATCGTCAGCGCGGATGGCCGCCCGCTGCGCGACCCTCAGGGCCGCTTGATTCCGGTGGATGGTTCTTTTCATGAACTGGCCGAGTGCGAGGTCGCCCTGGTGACCGGCATGGCGCTGGGCGCGGATAAATTGCCGCCACTCTCGGATTCGATACGCCAGGCGGCGCTCTGGCTCCAGGAGCAGCACAAGCACGGCGTATTGGTGGGTGCCGCCTGTGCCGGCACCTTCGTGCTGGGCGAAGCCGGACTGCTCGATGGCCGACGCTGCACCACCACCTGGTGGCTGCACCATGCCTTCAAACAGCGTTTTCCCAGGGCACAGACCGTCTGGGGCACGGCGGTTGAAGAACAGGATGGCGTCATCACCACCGGCGGCCCGTTGTCGTGGGTCGACCTGGCCCTGCATGTCATCCGCCGCCAGGCCGGCCCTGCGGTTGCCAAGTTGGCGGCCGATGTCTCGGTGGCCGACAGCCTGCCGCTGCCGCAGGCAATCTATGCGCCCCGGGGGTTTATCAACGCGGCCGATCCCTTGTTGCTGCAGGCCGAACAGATCATCCGCCACATCAACCCGGGCGTGACTGCCGAAGGCTTGGCCGGCGCGTTGAACCTGAGCGAAAGAACCTTGCACCGACGCCTCAAGGAACTGAGCAACGAGTCGCCCAAGACCTTTATCACCCGCGTGCGGATCGAAACGGCGTGCGTGCTGCTGGAGACCCCGGGCGCCAGCGTCAAGCAGGTGGCGCTCAAGTGTGGGTACAGTGAAGAAACCTCGTTCCGACGGGCGTTTATCCAACTGACAGGGATGACGCCGGCGGATTACAAGCGCTGGGCGAGTGCTCGTTAA